A window of the Pelagicoccus enzymogenes genome harbors these coding sequences:
- a CDS encoding class I SAM-dependent methyltransferase — protein sequence MRGFDRLAKAYQPLERLSFANRLQTLRCFCIPYLTGCRNGLLIGNGDGRFSAKLLQANSSIRVDSIDISRRMLEVAQANASGHSDRLNPVHGDALKYTYPETAYDFIGLHFCLDCFSQKQIDSLLPKLTACLRPGGVIAYSDFQASSFWQRAVVRSLYLCFRAATGLEVQRLPNAEWPGALRQVAEAEVLAGLAFSRVLRKS from the coding sequence ATGAGAGGATTCGATCGACTCGCCAAGGCCTACCAGCCTCTGGAGCGTCTCAGCTTCGCCAACCGCCTGCAAACGCTGCGCTGCTTTTGCATTCCCTACCTGACGGGTTGCAGAAATGGACTGCTCATCGGCAACGGAGACGGACGTTTTTCAGCGAAACTCCTGCAGGCCAACTCGAGCATCCGAGTCGACAGCATCGACATCAGCCGCCGCATGCTGGAGGTCGCCCAAGCAAATGCGTCAGGCCACTCGGACCGGCTCAATCCTGTCCATGGTGACGCCCTGAAATACACGTATCCGGAAACAGCCTACGACTTCATTGGCCTCCACTTTTGCCTAGACTGCTTTTCCCAAAAGCAAATCGACAGTTTGCTTCCAAAACTAACTGCCTGCCTGCGTCCCGGAGGTGTCATCGCCTACAGCGACTTCCAAGCAAGCAGCTTTTGGCAACGCGCCGTGGTGCGAAGCCTGTACCTATGCTTTCGCGCGGCCACCGGATTGGAAGTCCAGAGGCTCCCCAACGCGGAATGGCCCGGCGCCTTGCGACAAGTCGCTGAGGCGGAGGTGCTGGCAGGACTCGCGTTCAGCCGCGTGCTGCGCAAGTCGTAG
- the def gene encoding peptide deformylase, whose translation MLLQIVQYGEKVLHQAGEPITEFDEELRTLFQDMVDTMYEAEGIGLAAQQVGLAKQFCVVDLTGCDPDFEYTLDGAKPPLDLFMPMGMCNPKVEVLKSEPLVYEEGCLSFPNIRGDVERIESIRCEYQDIDGNPHVIEADGLLGRCIQHEVDHLNGILFTDRMKKKVLKKIQLPVNALKAKTLQRLKRRGA comes from the coding sequence ATGCTACTACAAATAGTTCAATACGGAGAAAAAGTGCTGCACCAAGCCGGCGAACCAATCACGGAGTTCGACGAAGAACTGCGCACCCTCTTCCAGGATATGGTGGACACGATGTACGAAGCAGAGGGAATCGGTCTCGCCGCTCAACAAGTCGGACTGGCCAAGCAATTCTGCGTCGTCGACCTCACCGGTTGCGATCCGGATTTCGAATACACGCTGGACGGGGCAAAGCCGCCCCTCGACCTCTTCATGCCGATGGGCATGTGCAACCCGAAGGTAGAAGTCCTGAAATCCGAGCCTCTTGTCTACGAGGAAGGCTGCCTATCCTTTCCCAACATCCGCGGAGACGTGGAACGCATCGAGAGCATTCGCTGCGAATACCAGGACATCGACGGCAATCCTCACGTCATCGAAGCGGACGGCTTGCTCGGACGCTGCATCCAGCACGAGGTCGACCACCTCAACGGCATCCTCTTCACCGACCGCATGAAGAAAAAGGTCCTCAAGAAGATCCAACTGCCCGTTAACGCCCTCAAAGCAAAAACGCTCCAGCGACTCAAACGTCGCGGAGCGTAG
- a CDS encoding PhoH family protein produces MNRVKTYVLDTNVLIHDPHCIFKFDDNNLVIPIEVLEELDSIKMEQSSERGRNARRVHRMLRELLPDSRSMAEGVTLDTGGTLSVVINKYIHDSGKQVPERFKQFKSLLDFDKKDNRIIAAALFVQENLPPPTILVSKDINVQLKARAVGLESQDYLNDKAPEEPEFRSYKKVEVSKYELQRFASEGEFALEDYEEGQLFVNEYLLLVSEEGKTIPARHYGDGVLRKLILPEYVKAPGGVPIRPRNLEQRFFMDALLDDTISLITCYGKAGTGKTLLSTVCAIQQTVSSSDCKYDGVSISRPVIGVGKEIGFLPGTLEEKMNPWLQPYYDALEVLIPSKEPKEPQFENKRQRNKMKDKEPSVPGKGPQKPYEKLLDSGLVEIEALCFIRGRSISNRFFILDEAQQLTPHEVKTVITRISEGSKIVLIGDPAQIDNPYVDSRSNGLVYCSNRMKGQAIAAHVQLTKGERSLLAELAADLL; encoded by the coding sequence GTGAATCGAGTAAAGACGTATGTTTTGGATACAAACGTTCTGATTCATGATCCACACTGCATCTTCAAATTCGACGACAATAATCTCGTTATTCCGATAGAAGTATTGGAAGAATTGGATTCTATCAAGATGGAGCAAAGCTCTGAGCGGGGCAGGAATGCCCGCCGAGTCCATCGGATGCTGAGGGAGCTGCTGCCGGATTCCCGGTCGATGGCTGAAGGCGTCACCTTAGATACGGGCGGGACTTTGTCGGTTGTAATTAATAAATACATACACGACTCAGGCAAGCAGGTCCCAGAGCGTTTCAAGCAATTCAAGTCATTGCTGGACTTCGACAAGAAAGACAACCGTATCATTGCCGCTGCCCTTTTCGTGCAAGAGAACTTGCCGCCGCCCACGATCTTGGTTTCCAAGGACATCAACGTGCAGCTCAAGGCAAGGGCAGTCGGTCTGGAGTCGCAGGATTACCTCAACGACAAGGCGCCGGAAGAGCCGGAGTTTCGATCTTACAAGAAAGTAGAAGTATCGAAATATGAACTACAGCGCTTCGCTTCGGAGGGGGAATTTGCTCTGGAGGACTATGAAGAAGGGCAACTCTTCGTTAACGAATACCTGCTTCTCGTTTCGGAAGAAGGTAAAACCATTCCGGCTCGTCACTACGGCGACGGAGTGTTGCGCAAGTTGATCCTGCCGGAGTATGTCAAGGCTCCGGGCGGGGTGCCGATTCGCCCTCGAAACTTGGAGCAGCGCTTTTTCATGGACGCTCTCTTGGACGATACGATTTCGCTGATCACCTGTTATGGAAAAGCGGGTACAGGAAAGACTTTGCTCTCGACCGTTTGCGCCATCCAGCAAACGGTTTCGTCCTCAGATTGTAAATACGACGGAGTTTCCATTTCCCGTCCAGTGATCGGGGTCGGCAAGGAGATCGGTTTTCTTCCCGGCACGCTGGAGGAGAAGATGAACCCTTGGCTGCAGCCGTACTACGATGCCTTGGAAGTTCTCATTCCGAGCAAGGAGCCGAAGGAGCCGCAATTCGAGAACAAGCGGCAGCGCAACAAGATGAAGGACAAGGAGCCATCGGTTCCGGGCAAGGGTCCTCAGAAGCCTTACGAGAAGCTTTTGGACAGCGGACTGGTCGAAATCGAGGCGCTTTGTTTCATCCGCGGGCGTTCCATTTCCAATCGCTTCTTCATTTTGGACGAGGCCCAGCAGCTTACCCCGCATGAGGTAAAGACGGTGATCACCCGCATTTCGGAAGGTTCTAAGATCGTGCTTATCGGCGATCCGGCTCAGATCGACAATCCCTACGTCGATTCGCGAAGCAATGGGCTGGTCTACTGTTCCAACCGAATGAAAGGGCAGGCCATCGCAGCTCACGTGCAGTTGACGAAGGGCGAGCGCTCCTTGCTGGCGGAATTGGCGGCGGACTTGTTGTAG